Sequence from the Fusarium oxysporum Fo47 chromosome VI, complete sequence genome:
GCTGGAAAGTACAACGGCATGGTCGATTGTGTCGTCAAGACTGTCAAGAACGAGGGTCCTCTTACTCTTTACCAGGGTCTTGAGAGTACTATGTGGCGTCACATCCTCTGGAACGCTGGTTACTTCGGCTGCATTTTCCAAGTCCGACAACTTCTCCCCAAGGCTGAGACCAAGAGGGCTCAGATCACCAATGATCTCATCTCTGGTGCCATTGGTGGCACCATCGGAACTGTTCTCAACACTCCCCTGGACGTTGTCAAGAGTCGAATTCAGAACACCCCCAAGGTCCCCGGTCAGGTTCCCAAGTACAACTGGGCCTTCCCTGCCGTAGGAACCGTTTTCAAGGAGGAGGGTTTCGGTGCTCTCTACAAGGGTTTCTTGCCCAAGGTGAGTCGTCATCCCGAAAGTGGAAGGATGGTCAACTAACAAGTATTCAGGTTCTCCGTTTGGGTCCCGGAGGCGGTATCCTCCTGGTCGTGTTCACAACTGTTATGGATACCTTCCGCAGCTGGCACTACCCTGCCACTGCGGAGCTCAAGAACTAAGTCATGCAATGAGCATGGGGTTAAAAGAGCACTAAAAAGAGATACCAGGCCACATTATGCAGCGATTAGATAAGTTGCGGACGACATGCATCAATTCAAGTTGTAATATTCGCACCCTTACCCTGTAGAAGTTGGTCGCACATGGTTATATAGACATTGCAAGCCGTGTTTTGGGGCAATTTGGGGGTATTTATTAGCAATTATCTGTGAGGGAAAACTATCCTCTCAATATGAGATACGCATAGCGTCAATCTGAGTACCTATCTTGCGTCTCGATTCCCGAATAtgtctcttcctctcgcCCGGACCCTGAACTTAATTCCGCTGCTAAAGCATCTCAATTTCAATGACCTCTCCCATTTCAAAAGCAAATAATTCCCGAAATTCCGTGCTTCCTATAGCCCACAAATAGCAAAATTTAAGCCAGGAcaaactcctcctcaagatcctcccTCATGGCCATCATTTCAGCACCGTCGCcgtcaccatcaccatcaggAAGGCGTGGCCGCTTGGGAAAACTTCCCAAGAGCCGGAAGCCTtgatcctcatcctcatcgtcactatcgttctcgtcatcgtcatccacGCTGATAAAACTCCATTCTCGCTTGATTCCTGAAGAACAGCTGCTAGAGCTCGAGCGTGAGGATGGGgctggagaagagaatgatACCCCCATATGTTCAGTGAGGTCAATTGGCGATGAGCGATCTCCTGCTTGGGGGTTCAGAGCCTCATAGGGGGTAGGGCTCACAAACAAGCTACTGTCCGCGCGGGTCTCCCTCAACGGCGTTATTCCATCCTGGTTAGCGAGAGCTGGAGGAGTTGCCCTGGGAGGAGATGGCGATTCAACCTTGGTGATGAACTCAGGTTGATGTTCCCGTGGGGGACTTCGAACGAAGAGAGAGGTGGACCGGTCTCTTCCATACTGCGGTccatcgtcgtcctcgtcatcgctCATTAAGTCGATTATTTGCCCATTATCTGACCATACCTCTTCCTTCTGCTCTTGTTCGGAGTCGGAATCAGATTGATTATCAGATAATATATCGGACAATTCTGCTGCCACCTCATCGAGATTAGCCGGGCTCTCATCTCGCTCACGACCATGACCATCTGCAGCAAGATGTTGATAGTTGAAGTGTGCATCTGCGGCGCCGTCACCGccgccatcatcgtcatcgtcatcaccgTCACTACCGTCATCACCGTCACtaccgtcatcatcatcgtcgtcagTGTCGCCCcccatctcttcatcagaATCTCCGCCGCCGGCATCGCCATCAGATTCATTCTCGGAGCCATCAGCCTGCTCCAGAGCGGCCTGGAGCTGGGGGTACATATCAGGAGGAGGTGACAAGAGACCCATTCGCTGAGGCCCCGGGTTGAGGAATCCCTCAAGCTGCGCAGCGAGTTGGACGGAAGGCTGGACGTTCAACAAGGGAGCCAAGTACCGAAGCTGGGAGAAGTGTTCGTCATATACAGACTTGTCCCTGCGTACAGACTCATTGATATCACGGACAAAGGTCCAGTCACGAACTGGCATCTTCATGCCATCATCTCGCCACATGTCGTAGTCGAAGAATGTTATCTTCCGGACTCCACGAAGGCAGTATAGATAATCGGCACCCTGCAACGTGCGCAACGCACGAAAGCGGCGGAAGTTTGGCTGAGATGCTGTCTTCTGCGCAAGGAACTCCACGATTTGTGGCGGCTCGTGTTTTCGCCGCATATATTGCTTGGAGGATTCGGGCAGATGGATAGCAACCGTCTTTAGTCGACAGGCTTCGGGCAGATAGGCCAGATCATGAGTCCGACGAGATGTGTACTTGCCCTTCTGGTCAATCCTGTACGTGAGCTTCTGTGAGCCCATCCACAACAGCTCGATGTGCTGCAAATGCTGGAGCTTGCATCCGATTCTGTTCGCAAAGCGACCCTACTCGCCAATAGAAGAGAAAGCGAATTTGTTTGCTCCATAGAACAGGCTTGAGCCTATCAAGTGCCATTCCTTGCTAACCATAAGAGGAGCAAGGAGTTCCTGAGGGTGAATTGTCCCGAACGTGAGGGAAATCTTCTCTCGCCCAATATGGAAACGATGGAGCAGCGAGACTTTATTGTTACAATTCCGATCCACACGTTTTGGCTCGAAGAAAGGGTCCAATCGAGAGATAGCGTgaacaacctcatcatcaaaaaCCAGAACATACTGAAGGGccttgatcatgatgaaaTGTCGGTATTTGGGGAAAAGAAGGTCGAGAGCGGATGGGCCCATATCTTGTTCTTCGTCCTGTGCGCATTCGCGTCGGTAATATGGCTGCGGAGTGCAGCCTCCACActcactctcactctcatcTATGATAGCGCTCTGTTCCTGTTCCAGGGTCGGGGCACACAGGATAAGATGAGGATGTGTCTTGGGTGGTGTACGTTTTCCGAATGCCCAAGACATGTTCTCCTCCTGGCAGGAGAGCTTGTAGATATCTCCCCAGTTGCTGTAGTCAGGATGGCGACCGCGTCTGATCCAATGCGTGTATGCCTTTGGCCACAGCTATTGACTGTTAGCAATTTTGAAGATGAGTCTTGTTCTTAATGGTAAGTACGTACACGTTCGGTCTTTCGGGGCTTCGCTGGTCCGCGTCGCCATACGCGAAGATACATCTTGATATCTGGCGGCAGTTGGTCTCTCATGTCCTGATACAGAGATGCCTCCATATCCTCGACCCTTAGAGGAACAGGGTCGGGGAAATCATCCAATTCTTCTTCGGGCAAAAGGCTTCGCAGAGCCTCATTTTCCTCAACGAGTCTCTCATTCTCCTGAATGTTTGCTTCATTGGCGGCGTAGAACTCTCTCACTGCTTCTTTGAGTACTGTCACCAGGTGGCTTAGGCTTCTGACCTGGCGATTTAGGCCGGTGACCCGGTTTCTGTTGACTCTCTTGCACTCTCTTAATTCGTTTCTCTTAAAGAGGAATCGGTTACGGTAATCTGC
This genomic interval carries:
- a CDS encoding mitochondrial carrier domain-containing protein — translated: MSNPNDKPLPFIYQFAAGAIAGVSEILVMYPLDVVKTRVQLQTGSGATAEYNGMLDCFRKIIKQEGFSRLYRGISAPILMEAPKRATKFAANDEWGKVYRKMFGVDKMNQQLSILTGASAGATEAFVVVPFELVKIRLQDKASAGKYNGMVDCVVKTVKNEGPLTLYQGLESTMWRHILWNAGYFGCIFQVRQLLPKAETKRAQITNDLISGAIGGTIGTVLNTPLDVVKSRIQNTPKVPGQVPKYNWAFPAVGTVFKEEGFGALYKGFLPKVLRLGPGGGILLVVFTTVMDTFRSWHYPATAELKN